One segment of Oncorhynchus keta strain PuntledgeMale-10-30-2019 unplaced genomic scaffold, Oket_V2 Un_scaffold_6615_pilon_pilon, whole genome shotgun sequence DNA contains the following:
- the LOC127929331 gene encoding uncharacterized protein LOC127929331 isoform X4 produces the protein MICPIHIHIHSRQGRLVVRVEGWQGSLVVRVEGWQGSLVVRVEGWQRSLVVRVEGWQGSLVVRVEGWQRSLVVRVEGWQGSLVVRVEGWQGSLVVRVEGWQRSLVVRVEGWQGSLVVRVEGWQGSLVVRVEGWQGSLVVRVEGWQGSLVVRVEGWQRSLVVRVEGWQGSLVVRVEGWQGSLVVRVEGWQGSLVVRVEGWQGSLVVRVEGWQGSLVVRVEGWQRSLVVRVEGWQGSLVVRVEGWQGSLVVRVEGWQGSLVVRVEGWQGSLVVRVEGWQGSLVVRVEGWQGSLVVRVEGWQGSLVVRVEGWQGSLVVRVLD, from the exons ATGATCTGTCCAATTCACATTCACATTCATAgtcggcagggtagactagtggttagagtggaggggtggcagggtagcctagtggttagagtggaggggtggcagggtagcctagtggttagagtggaggggtggcagcgtagcctagtggttagagtggaggggtggcagggtagcctagtggttagagtggaggggtggcagcgtagcctagtggttagagtggaggggtggcagggtagcctagtggttagagtggaggggtggcagggtagcctagtggttagagtggaggggtggcagcgtagcctagtggttagagtggaggggtggcagggtagcctagtggttagagtggagggctggcagggtagcctagtggttagagtggaggggtggcagggtagcctagtggttagagtggaggggtggcagggtagcctagtggttagagtggaggggtggcagcgtagcctagtggttagagtggaggggtggcagggtagcctagtggttagagtggaggggtggcagggtagcctagtggttagagtggaggg gtggcagggtagcctagtggttagagtggaggggtggcagggtagcctagtggttagagtggaggggtggcagggtagcctagtggttagagtggaggggtggcagcgtagcctagtggttagagtggaggggtggcagggtagcctagtggttagagtggaggggtggcagggtagcctagtggttagagtggaggg gtggcagggtagcctagtggttagagtggaggggtggcagggtagcctagtggttagagtggaggggtggcagggtagcctagtggttagagtggaggggtggcagggtagcctagtggttagagtggaggggtggcagggtagcctagtggttagagtggaggggtggcagggtagcctagtggttagagtgttggactag
- the LOC127929332 gene encoding interleukin-17C-like has protein sequence MTRMLVLCICGCLSFVWLSSAKRCFNQRGVDRRASRFIMSIRCFRTAVSDSIHLQRPWDRQSCPSFTLHTGSRSSVQYNNRSISPWRYRIDEREDRIPAKILVAECLYEGCIVNEHEDKTYNSVPVWATITVLQKTVCPGNPRHYLVTVDSVTIPVACTCVVPRQMI, from the exons ATGACACGG ATGTTAGTTCTTTGCATCTGCGGTTGCCTGAGTTTTGTATGGCTGTCGTCAGCAAAGAGATGTTTCAATCAGAGGGGTGTGGATCGGCGGGCTTCAAGGTTCATCATGAGCATCCGCTGTTTTAGGACGGCTGTGTCTGACAGCATCCACCTGCAACGGCcctgggacagacagagctgcCCCAGCTTCACACTCCACACTGGGTCTCGGTCATCGGTGCAATACAACAACCGCTCTATCTCCCCCTGGCGGTACAG AATcgatgagagagaggacaggattcCTGCTAAAATCCTGGTGGCTGAGTGTCTGTACGAGGGCTGCATCGTCAACGAGCACGAGGACAAGACGTATAACTCTGTCCCCGTGTGGGCCACTATCACCGTGCTCCAGAAGACTGTGTGCCCTGGCAACCCTCGACACTACCTGGTGACAGTAGACTCTGTTACCATCCCTGTGGCGTGCACATGTGTTGTACCCAGACAGATGATTTAA
- the LOC127929331 gene encoding uncharacterized protein LOC127929331 isoform X3 → MICPIHIHIHSRQGRLVVRVEGWQGSLVVRVEGWQGSLVVRVEGWQRSLVVRVEGWQGSLVVRVEGWQRSLVVRVEGWQGSLVVRVEGWQGSLVVRVEGWQRSLVVRVEGWQGSLVVRVEGWQGSLVVRVEGWQGSLVVRVEGWQGSLVVRVEGWQRSLVVRVEGWQGSLVVRVEGWQGSLVVRVEGWQGSLVVRVEGWQGSLVVRVEGWQRSLVVRVEGWQGSLVVRVEGWQGSLVVRVEGWQGSLVVRVEGWQGSLVVRVEGWQGSLVVRVEGWQGSLVVRVEGWQGSLVVRVEGWQGSLVVRVEGWQGSLVVRVEGWQGSLVVRVLD, encoded by the exons ATGATCTGTCCAATTCACATTCACATTCATAgtcggcagggtagactagtggttagagtggaggggtggcagggtagcctagtggttagagtggaggggtggcagggtagcctagtggttagagtggaggggtggcagcgtagcctagtggttagagtggaggggtggcagggtagcctagtggttagagtggaggggtggcagcgtagcctagtggttagagtggaggggtggcagggtagcctagtggttagagtggaggggtggcagggtagcctagtggttagagtggaggggtggcagcgtagcctagtggttagagtggaggggtggcagggtagcctagtggttagagtggagggctggcagggtagcctagtggttagagtggaggggtggcagggtagcctagtggttagagtggaggggtggcagggtagcctagtggttagagtggaggggtggcagcgtagcctagtggttagagtggaggggtggcagggtagcctagtggttagagtggaggg gtggcagggtagcctagtggttagagtggaggggtggcagggtagcctagtggttagagtggaggggtggcagggtagcctagtggttagagtggaggggtggcagcgtagcctagtggttagagtggaggggtggcagggtagcctagtggttagagtggaggggtggcagggtagcctagtggttagagtggaggggtggcagggtagcctagtggttagagtggaggggtggcagggtagcctagtggttagagtggaggg gtggcagggtagcctagtggttagagtggaggggtggcagggtagcctagtggttagagtggaggggtggcagggtagcctagtggttagagtggaggggtggcagggtagcctagtggttagagtggaggggtggcagggtagcctagtggttagagtggaggggtggcagggtagcctagtggttagagtgttggactag
- the LOC127929331 gene encoding uncharacterized protein LOC127929331 isoform X5: MICPIHIHIHSRQGRLVVRVEGWQGSLVVRVEGWQGSLVVRVEGWQRSLVVRVEGWQGSLVVRVEGWQRSLVVRVEGWQGSLVVRVEGWQGSLVVRVEGWQRSLVVRVEGWQGSLVVRVEGWQGSLVVRVEGWQGSLVVRVEGWQGSLVVRVEGWQRSLVVRVEGWQGSLVVRVEGWQGSLVVRVEGWQGSLVVRVEGWQRSLVVRVEGWQGSLVVRVEGWQGSLVVRVEGWQGSLVVRVEGWQGSLVVRVEGWQGSLVVRVEGWQGSLVVRVEGWQGSLVVRVEGWQGSLVVRVEGWQGSLVVRVEGWQGSLVVRVLD; encoded by the exons ATGATCTGTCCAATTCACATTCACATTCATAgtcggcagggtagactagtggttagagtggaggggtggcagggtagcctagtggttagagtggaggggtggcagggtagcctagtggttagagtggaggggtggcagcgtagcctagtggttagagtggaggggtggcagggtagcctagtggttagagtggaggggtggcagcgtagcctagtggttagagtggaggggtggcagggtagcctagtggttagagtggaggggtggcagggtagcctagtggttagagtggaggggtggcagcgtagcctagtggttagagtggaggggtggcagggtagcctagtggttagagtggagggctggcagggtagcctagtggttagagtggaggggtggcagggtagcctagtggttagagtggaggggtggcagggtagcctagtggttagagtggaggggtggcagcgtagcctagtggttagagtggaggg gtggcagggtagcctagtggttagagtggaggggtggcagggtagcctagtggttagagtggaggggtggcagggtagcctagtggttagagtggaggggtggcagcgtagcctagtggttagagtggaggggtggcagggtagcctagtggttagagtggaggggtggcagggtagcctagtggttagagtggaggggtggcagggtagcctagtggttagagtggaggggtggcagggtagcctagtggttagagtggaggg gtggcagggtagcctagtggttagagtggaggggtggcagggtagcctagtggttagagtggaggggtggcagggtagcctagtggttagagtggaggggtggcagggtagcctagtggttagagtggaggggtggcagggtagcctagtggttagagtggaggggtggcagggtagcctagtggttagagtgttggactag
- the LOC127929349 gene encoding beta-1,3-galactosyltransferase 1-like gives MVEDGTKKGGRSQEMEEGGRRCWSGFRCRFLILLVTVAAILFFTNHKSAECVPRWWAEYHGRSVNSSSEAVSLNSTGFTIDVHETASANSTDRQTSRIHSTQQAIELNTTHHETSSITSALTIITNLITEVKAVLATPPPYVSPGPYHVEYPSEYIFILDEPEKCREQNPFLVLMVPVAPYNREAREAVRRTWGSERQVLGREVRLFFLLGLSSGEETEQLQEKVLQESKEHQDLLQSDFIDSYKNLTIKTMVMMEWLSSRCPNASYAMKIDSDMFLNVKTLVNMLLHAPTQNYQTGLVARRGAVLRDHNSKWYLPMEVFPEPVYPPYALGLGYVFTLDLPRKLVEASRHVKAVYIEDVYLGLCMRHLGIRPTAPPSGNLFHVSPVAYDRCTYSRLIATTTHSITHQVNAWTDLHKPGPPC, from the coding sequence TCAGGAGATGGAGGAAGGTGGGagacgctgctggtctggttTTCGTTGCCGTTTCCTCATCCTGCTCGTCACCGTGGCGGCCATCTTGTTCTTCACCAACCACAAGTCAGCAGAGTGTGTCCCAAGATGGTGGGCAGAATACCACGGTCGTTCCGTCAACTCCAGTAGCGAAGCAGTTTCTCTCAACTCCACTGGTTTTACCATAGACGTTCATGAAACTGCGTCTGCCAATTCAACAGATCGTCAGACTTCACGTATCCACTCTACTCAACAGGCCATCGAactcaacacaacacatcatGAAACTAGTTCCATCACCTCTGCACTGACCATCATCACTAATCTGATCACAGAGGTCAAGGCCGTTCTGGCCACTCCTCCTCCGTATGTGTCCCCAGGACCGTACCATGTAGAATACCCATCAGAGTACATCTTCATCCTGGATGAGCCAGAGAAATGCCGGGAGCAGAACCCCTTCCTGGTTCTGATGGTGCCAGTGGCGCCCTATAACAGGGAGGCTCGTGAGGCCGTCCGCAGGACTTGGGGCAGTGAGAGGCAGGTACTGGGCAGAGAGGTTCGTCTGTTCTTCCTGCTGGGACTGTccagtggagaggagacagagcagcTCCAGGAGAAGGTGCTGCAGGAGAGCAAAGAGCACCAGGATCTGCTGCAGAGCGACTtcatagacagctacaaaaaccTGACCATCAAGACCATGGTGATGATGGAGTGGCTGAGCTCTCGCTGCCCCAACGCCTCCTACGCCATGAAGATCGACTCAGACATGTTCCTCAACGTGAAGACCTTGGTCAACATGCTGCTTCACGCTCCAACACAGAACTACCAGACTGGACTAGTGGCCCGACGGGGAGCCGTTCTAAGAGACCATAACTCCAAATGGTACCTTCCAATGGAGGTGTTTCCTGAACCAGTATATCCACCTTATGCTCTGGGCCTGGGCTATGTCTTCACCTTAGACCTCCCCAGGAAGCTGGTGGAGGCGTCCAGGCATGTTAAAGCCGTCTACATAGAGGATGTGTATCTGGGACTGTGTATGAGACACCTGGGCATCCGGCCTACTGCCCCCCCCAGTGGAAACCTCTTCCATGTTTCCCCTGTGGCTTATGACCGCTGCACCTACTCACGGCTGATAgccaccaccacacacagtatcACTCACCAGGTCAACGCATGGACAGACCTACACAAACCTGGTCCTCCCTGCTGA
- the LOC127929331 gene encoding uncharacterized protein LOC127929331 isoform X2 — MICPIHIHIHSRQGRLVVRVEGWQGSLVVRVEGWQGSLVVRVEGWQRSLVVRVEGWQGSLVVRVEGWQRSLVVRVEGWQGSLVVRVEGWQGSLVVRVEGWQRSLVVRVEGWQGSLVVRVEGWQGSLVVRVEGWQGSLVVRVEGWQGSLVVRVEGWQRSLVVRVEGWQGSLVVRVEGWQGSLVVRVEGWQGSLVVRVEGWQGSLVVRVEGWQGSLVVRVEGWQRSLVVRVEGWQGSLVVRVEGWQGSLVVRVEGWQGSLVVRVEGWQGSLVVRVEGWQGSLVVRVEGWQGSLVVRVEGWQGSLVVRVEGWQGSLVVRVEGWQGSLVVRVLD; from the exons ATGATCTGTCCAATTCACATTCACATTCATAgtcggcagggtagactagtggttagagtggaggggtggcagggtagcctagtggttagagtggaggggtggcagggtagcctagtggttagagtggaggggtggcagcgtagcctagtggttagagtggaggggtggcagggtagcctagtggttagagtggaggggtggcagcgtagcctagtggttagagtggaggggtggcagggtagcctagtggttagagtggaggggtggcagggtagcctagtggttagagtggaggggtggcagcgtagcctagtggttagagtggaggggtggcagggtagcctagtggttagagtggagggctggcagggtagcctagtggttagagtggaggggtggcagggtagcctagtggttagagtggaggggtggcagggtagcctagtggttagagtggaggggtggcagcgtagcctagtggttagagtggaggggtggcagggtagcctagtggttagagtggaggggtggcagggtagcctagtggttagagtggaggg gtggcagggtagcctagtggttagagtggaggggtggcagggtagcctagtggttagagtggaggggtggcagggtagcctagtggttagagtggaggggtggcagcgtagcctagtggttagagtggaggggtggcagggtagcctagtggttagagtggaggggtggcagggtagcctagtggttagagtggaggggtggcagggtagcctagtggttagagtggaggg gtggcagggtagcctagtggttagagtggaggggtggcagggtagcctagtggttagagtggaggggtggcagggtagcctagtggttagagtggaggggtggcagggtagcctagtggttagagtggaggggtggcagggtagcctagtggttagagtggaggggtggcagggtagcctagtggttagagtgttggactag
- the LOC127929331 gene encoding uncharacterized protein LOC127929331 isoform X1, which produces MICPIHIHIHSRQGRLVVRVEGWQGSLVVRVEGWQGSLVVRVEGWQRSLVVRVEGWQGSLVVRVEGWQRSLVVRVEGWQGSLVVRVEGWQGSLVVRVEGWQRSLVVRVEGWQGSLVVRVEGWQGSLVVRVEGWQGSLVVRVEGWQGSLVVRVEGWQRSLVVRVEGWQGSLVVRVEGWQGSLVVRVEGWQGSLVVRVEGWQGSLVVRVEGWQGSLVVRVEGWQRSLVVRVEGWQGSLVVRVEGWQGSLVVRVEGWQGSLVVRVEGWQGSLVVRVEGWQGSLVVRVEGWQGSLVVRVEGWQGSLVVRVEGWQGSLVVRVEGWQGSLVVRVEGWQGSLVVRVLD; this is translated from the exons ATGATCTGTCCAATTCACATTCACATTCATAgtcggcagggtagactagtggttagagtggaggggtggcagggtagcctagtggttagagtggaggggtggcagggtagcctagtggttagagtggaggggtggcagcgtagcctagtggttagagtggaggggtggcagggtagcctagtggttagagtggaggggtggcagcgtagcctagtggttagagtggaggggtggcagggtagcctagtggttagagtggaggggtggcagggtagcctagtggttagagtggaggggtggcagcgtagcctagtggttagagtggaggggtggcagggtagcctagtggttagagtggagggctggcagggtagcctagtggttagagtggaggggtggcagggtagcctagtggttagagtggaggggtggcagggtagcctagtggttagagtggaggggtggcagcgtagcctagtggttagagtggaggggtggcagggtagcctagtggttagagtggaggggtggcagggtagcctagtggttagagtggaggg gtggcagggtagcctagtggttagagtggaggggtggcagggtagcctagtggttagagtggaggggtggcagggtagcctagtggttagagtggaggggtggcagcgtagcctagtggttagagtggaggggtggcagggtagcctagtggttagagtggaggggtggcagggtagcctagtggttagagtggaggggtggcagggtagcctagtggttagagtggaggggtggcagggtagcctagtggttagagtggaggg gtggcagggtagcctagtggttagagtggaggggtggcagggtagcctagtggttagagtggaggggtggcagggtagcctagtggttagagtggaggggtggcagggtagcctagtggttagagtggaggggtggcagggtagcctagtggttagagtggaggggtggcagggtagcctagtggttagagtgttggactag